One window of the Acaryochloris sp. CCMEE 5410 genome contains the following:
- a CDS encoding ABC transporter ATP-binding protein, which produces MASYKDIVRYYRQYWGISLLSIAAASLFEVIDLVVPYAIGQILNVLSRQPLDAPLQALIVQISAITRLPINRSLSLWTLLGIIFVVTVVRAPIQPWIGSWFHWAIPLRAKRDRTRQVLKKILTLPLDFYDENNPGRIAGRVARGVTNHTWTYPEIAGQFIPKLMRVLGIFIIIGLIEWPIAIIFLISFIVIFTFSLWDLRLLIKREEVLDRYIENTESRTSEIITNIKTVKAFATEAAELERQQQRLDREMQVVLFRIHKGYVKLATWQRTIVQACVFGVLTLTLMATVRGDISLGHFVTTLTISSMAYAEIEPLSMVAEIFARRYASMLRLHEFMQQSDGADASSLSQEPVHQNPYRFSGHLELQQVSFGYDPQQPILQDINLTIKPRQTVALVGRSGSGKSTLVKLLFRYFEPHAGEILMDGQDIRSLDVSRYRRRLAIVHQDVDIFNGTILENLTYGNPTVSFEQVQSACAIAKVEEFVHQLPQGYATVVGERGVRLSGGQRQRLGIARALIVNPDVLVFDEATSSLDYESERTIQLAMRSLLGTRTLIIIAHRLSTVREADQIVVLDQGRIAEVGNHDQLLHQGGIYHRLHTLQETGELRV; this is translated from the coding sequence ATGGCCAGCTACAAAGATATTGTCCGATACTATCGGCAATACTGGGGGATTTCTTTGCTCAGCATTGCCGCCGCCAGCTTGTTTGAAGTGATTGACCTGGTGGTTCCTTACGCCATTGGTCAAATACTCAATGTGCTGTCTCGACAGCCTTTGGATGCACCCCTGCAAGCCTTAATCGTTCAAATTTCGGCGATCACCCGTTTACCCATCAACCGTTCCCTATCCTTGTGGACGTTGCTCGGTATCATCTTTGTGGTGACGGTGGTGCGGGCTCCGATTCAACCCTGGATTGGCAGCTGGTTTCACTGGGCGATACCGTTAAGGGCAAAACGCGATCGCACCCGCCAAGTCCTCAAAAAAATCCTCACTCTGCCCCTAGATTTCTACGATGAAAATAATCCTGGGCGTATTGCAGGCCGGGTTGCTAGGGGCGTAACAAACCACACCTGGACCTATCCCGAAATTGCCGGACAGTTTATTCCCAAGCTCATGCGAGTTCTGGGCATTTTCATCATCATTGGTTTGATTGAGTGGCCCATCGCTATTATTTTTCTGATCTCATTTATCGTCATTTTCACCTTTAGCCTGTGGGACTTACGGTTACTGATCAAGCGAGAAGAAGTTCTCGATCGCTATATCGAAAATACCGAGAGTCGCACCTCAGAAATCATTACCAATATCAAAACCGTCAAAGCATTTGCTACAGAAGCTGCCGAACTAGAACGCCAGCAGCAGCGGCTTGATCGTGAAATGCAGGTGGTCCTCTTTCGAATTCACAAAGGCTATGTCAAGCTTGCTACCTGGCAACGAACCATCGTGCAAGCTTGTGTCTTTGGAGTCCTGACCCTCACCCTGATGGCAACAGTCCGGGGCGATATTTCTCTGGGGCACTTTGTCACCACGCTGACTATCTCCAGCATGGCCTATGCCGAAATTGAGCCCTTAAGTATGGTGGCCGAAATCTTTGCCCGTCGCTATGCCTCCATGTTGCGACTCCATGAATTTATGCAGCAATCCGATGGTGCGGATGCATCTAGTCTCAGTCAAGAGCCAGTCCACCAAAATCCCTATCGGTTCTCTGGCCATCTGGAACTGCAACAGGTTAGCTTTGGCTATGATCCACAGCAACCCATACTACAAGATATCAATCTGACCATTAAGCCGCGCCAAACCGTTGCCTTGGTTGGACGATCAGGCTCGGGGAAATCCACCTTAGTCAAACTCCTATTTCGCTATTTCGAACCCCATGCAGGAGAGATTCTCATGGATGGTCAAGATATCCGATCCCTGGATGTGAGCCGATATCGCCGCCGATTAGCCATCGTTCATCAAGATGTCGATATCTTTAACGGTACCATTCTCGAAAATCTCACCTACGGGAATCCCACCGTCAGTTTTGAGCAAGTTCAATCCGCTTGTGCCATTGCCAAGGTGGAAGAGTTTGTCCACCAGCTTCCTCAAGGCTATGCCACCGTTGTGGGCGAACGAGGGGTCAGACTATCAGGCGGGCAACGCCAGCGCCTGGGTATTGCTCGGGCCTTGATCGTCAATCCAGATGTTCTGGTTTTTGATGAGGCAACCTCCAGCCTTGACTATGAGTCGGAACGCACGATTCAACTCGCCATGCGTTCTCTGCTCGGAACGCGAACGCTGATCATTATCGCCCACCGTCTGAGCACTGTGCGAGAGGCAGATCAAATTGTCGTTCTCGATCAAGGCCGGATTGCAGAGGTGGGGAACCATGATCAACTGCTGCACCAGGGTGGTATTTATCATCGACTCCATACTCTGCAAGAAACCGGTGAATTACGGGTATAG
- the msrB gene encoding peptide-methionine (R)-S-oxide reductase MsrB, which translates to MKRRALLRVGTVLMGTTGFSSLLPKWFSGKAIAAEVFEVTKTEQEWRQALTSQQFHVLREKGTERPRSSPLDKEYGEGLYRCAGCDLPLFTSEAKFNSGTGWPSFYAPIENAVATSVDFDLVLPRTEVHCRRCGGHLGHVFNDGPRPTGKRYCMNGVSLKFVPGESI; encoded by the coding sequence ATGAAAAGAAGAGCCTTACTAAGGGTAGGAACAGTATTAATGGGAACAACAGGATTTTCGAGTCTTTTACCCAAGTGGTTTTCTGGGAAAGCCATAGCCGCCGAAGTGTTCGAAGTCACTAAAACTGAACAAGAGTGGCGTCAGGCTCTAACCTCACAGCAATTTCACGTCTTACGCGAGAAAGGAACAGAACGTCCTCGTAGCAGCCCTTTAGATAAGGAATATGGCGAGGGGCTTTATCGCTGTGCCGGATGTGATTTACCGCTGTTTACTTCCGAGGCTAAGTTCAATAGCGGTACTGGCTGGCCAAGTTTTTATGCGCCCATTGAGAATGCAGTCGCTACCTCCGTCGACTTTGATCTCGTTCTCCCTCGAACAGAGGTTCACTGTCGTCGCTGCGGTGGGCATCTAGGTCATGTCTTTAATGATGGTCCCCGACCAACTGGAAAACGCTACTGTATGAACGGTGTATCTCTCAAATTTGTGCCAGGAGAGTCAATCTAA
- the alaS gene encoding alanine--tRNA ligase, with the protein MVASLSGAQIRQTFLDFYAAKGHKILPSASLVPEDPTVLLTIAGMLPFKPIFLGQREAEVPRATTSQKCIRTNDIENVGQTARHHTYFEMLGNFSFGDYFKEQAIAWAWELSTEVYKLPPDRIVPSVFEEDDEAFAIWRDKIGIPEHRIQRMGAEDNFWASGPTGPCGPCSELYYDFHPEKGDDKIDLEDDTRFIEYYNLVFMEYNQDSEGNLTPLKNKNIDTGLGLERMAQILQGVSNNYETDLIFPIIETAAKIAGIKYKKSKAKTKTSLKVVGDHVRSVVQMIADGITASNVGRGYVLRRLIRRVVRHGQLIGIDGAFITQVAETAIASLEVAYPEVREREKIVKTELEREEAQFLKTLNRGEKLLGEIMAKKPKQISGKDAFDLYDTYGFPLELTQEIAAEQGLTVDEGGFAKAMKEQQDRGRSAHKTIDLTVQSALEQLAATVHPTDFLGYTDFSAKAKVAALLVKGETVDQASAGSEVQIVLDQTPFYAESGGQIGDRGYLNGKDVVVRIEDVQKESDIFIHYGRIERGTLKKGDKLTAQIDLACRRQVQAHHTATHLLQAALKNIVDESIGQAGSLVAFDRLRFDFNYNQAVTPEQIQEIETQINTWIAEAHGTETEVMTIAEAKAKGAVAMFGEKYGSEVRVMDVPGVSMELCGGTHVKNTSEIGLFKIVAEAGVASGVRRIEAIAGPAVLEYLNVRDAVVRDLSDRFKAKPEELPERITTLQTDLKTTQKQLDALKAQLALVKSEQLLDQAESVGSVKVLVSQLEGVDPESLKTAAERLLQKLGEGAVVLGSVPAEGKVSLVAAFSPKVIEQGLQAGKFVGAIAKQCGGGGGGRPNLAQAGGRDPSKLADALDDAQKQLLAQLK; encoded by the coding sequence ATGGTTGCGTCTCTTAGCGGTGCTCAAATCCGGCAAACCTTTCTCGACTTCTATGCCGCCAAAGGCCACAAAATCCTGCCTAGCGCTTCCCTGGTGCCCGAAGATCCGACTGTTCTGCTGACGATTGCAGGGATGTTGCCCTTCAAGCCCATCTTTTTAGGCCAACGAGAAGCCGAAGTGCCCAGAGCTACCACCTCCCAGAAATGCATTCGCACCAACGATATCGAGAACGTGGGACAAACCGCTCGACATCACACCTATTTTGAAATGTTGGGCAACTTCAGCTTTGGAGACTACTTCAAAGAACAGGCCATCGCTTGGGCCTGGGAACTCTCCACAGAAGTCTATAAGCTCCCTCCCGATCGCATAGTGCCTAGCGTGTTTGAAGAAGATGACGAAGCCTTTGCCATTTGGCGGGACAAAATTGGCATTCCCGAACATCGAATTCAGCGGATGGGAGCCGAGGATAACTTTTGGGCTTCAGGACCGACTGGCCCCTGTGGACCTTGTTCCGAGCTGTACTACGACTTCCATCCGGAGAAAGGGGACGACAAGATTGATTTAGAAGATGACACCCGGTTTATTGAGTACTACAACCTGGTGTTTATGGAGTATAACCAGGATAGTGAAGGCAATCTTACTCCGCTCAAGAACAAAAATATTGATACGGGCTTGGGACTGGAGCGGATGGCCCAGATCCTGCAGGGTGTATCCAATAACTATGAAACAGATTTGATCTTTCCGATTATTGAAACCGCTGCCAAAATTGCAGGTATTAAATATAAGAAGAGCAAAGCGAAGACCAAAACGTCTCTAAAAGTGGTGGGCGATCATGTACGGTCAGTGGTCCAGATGATTGCCGATGGGATTACTGCCTCTAATGTGGGTCGTGGTTATGTGCTCCGACGACTTATTCGCCGAGTGGTCCGCCATGGTCAACTGATTGGCATTGACGGGGCCTTTATTACCCAAGTGGCGGAAACCGCTATCGCGTCTCTGGAAGTTGCTTATCCTGAGGTGCGAGAGCGGGAAAAAATCGTCAAAACAGAATTGGAGCGGGAAGAAGCGCAATTCCTTAAAACCCTGAATCGGGGTGAAAAGCTGCTGGGCGAAATCATGGCGAAAAAGCCCAAGCAAATTTCCGGAAAAGATGCTTTTGACCTGTATGACACCTATGGTTTCCCCCTAGAGTTGACCCAAGAAATTGCTGCAGAGCAAGGGCTAACGGTCGATGAAGGCGGCTTTGCTAAGGCCATGAAAGAACAGCAAGATCGCGGTCGTAGTGCCCACAAGACCATTGACCTAACGGTACAAAGTGCATTGGAGCAATTAGCTGCCACCGTTCATCCCACAGATTTCCTGGGCTATACCGATTTCTCAGCAAAAGCTAAAGTGGCGGCTTTGCTGGTGAAGGGAGAAACCGTTGATCAAGCTTCGGCAGGTTCTGAGGTACAAATTGTCCTGGATCAGACCCCCTTTTATGCTGAATCTGGGGGACAAATTGGTGATCGCGGCTATCTCAATGGCAAGGATGTGGTGGTGCGGATCGAAGATGTGCAGAAAGAATCGGACATCTTTATTCACTATGGTCGGATTGAGCGGGGCACCCTGAAAAAAGGAGACAAGCTCACAGCCCAAATTGACTTGGCTTGTCGTCGTCAGGTACAAGCCCATCACACCGCCACCCACCTTCTGCAAGCTGCTTTGAAAAATATTGTCGATGAATCCATCGGCCAAGCCGGTTCCCTGGTGGCTTTTGACCGGCTAAGGTTTGACTTTAACTACAATCAGGCGGTCACCCCTGAACAAATCCAGGAAATCGAAACCCAAATTAATACCTGGATTGCTGAAGCCCACGGCACCGAAACGGAAGTGATGACGATTGCGGAGGCCAAGGCTAAAGGGGCAGTGGCTATGTTTGGCGAAAAATATGGATCGGAAGTCCGGGTGATGGACGTGCCGGGGGTTTCCATGGAACTCTGTGGCGGCACCCATGTAAAAAATACCTCTGAAATCGGTCTGTTCAAGATTGTGGCCGAAGCCGGGGTCGCTTCGGGTGTCCGTCGAATTGAGGCTATTGCTGGACCTGCTGTCCTAGAGTATCTGAATGTGCGGGATGCTGTGGTTCGGGATTTGAGCGATCGGTTTAAGGCCAAGCCGGAAGAACTGCCAGAACGAATCACGACTCTGCAAACAGATCTTAAGACGACTCAGAAACAGCTCGATGCTCTTAAAGCCCAGTTAGCCCTGGTCAAATCTGAACAGCTTCTGGATCAAGCTGAATCTGTCGGTTCAGTCAAAGTCCTAGTGTCTCAACTGGAAGGGGTTGATCCAGAGTCCCTGAAAACGGCTGCTGAACGATTATTGCAAAAACTAGGCGAAGGAGCGGTGGTTCTGGGGTCTGTGCCTGCGGAAGGCAAGGTGAGTCTGGTGGCGGCCTTTAGCCCGAAGGTGATCGAACAGGGTCTGCAGGCTGGGAAGTTTGTGGGTGCGATCGCAAAACAATGCGGTGGTGGCGGCGGTGGTCGTCCCAACTTAGCTCAAGCAGGCGGACGGGATCCAAGCAAATTAGCAGATGCTTTGGATGATGCTCAGAAGCAGCTTTTAGCTCAGTTGAAATAA